A window of Exiguobacterium sp. FSL W8-0210 contains these coding sequences:
- a CDS encoding XapX domain-containing protein, whose translation MLQQILLSLLAGVICGVVFTALKLPIPAPPVFPAVVGIFGVFLGMKIYLFLVERFF comes from the coding sequence ATGCTTCAGCAAATCTTATTATCCCTTCTCGCCGGCGTCATCTGCGGCGTCGTGTTTACCGCACTGAAACTGCCGATTCCTGCCCCACCTGTTTTTCCAGCCGTCGTCGGAATCTTCGGTGTCTTCCTTGGGATGAAAATCTATCTATTTTTAGTAGAACGCTTTTTCTAA
- a CDS encoding deoxyribonuclease IV — MKIGSHVSVSGKKMLLGASEEAASYGATTMMVYTGAPQNTRRKPMEELRIQEALQHMSANGIEEIVVHAPYIINLGNTTKPETFELAVSFLAAEIKRAEALEKAQHIVLHPGAHVGAGEEIGIKRIVEGLNEVLTGDEQVKIALETMAGKGSEIGKTFEELAQIIEGVTHHDRLSVCLDTCHVHDAGYDIVHDLDGVLEQFDRIVGLDRLGVIHVNDSKNIRGARKDRHENIGFGEIGFDALHRVVHHPALAHLPKILETPYIGLDPKKKVAPYKKEIDMLRSGAFDADWRLPILGAPVE, encoded by the coding sequence ATGAAAATAGGTTCACACGTCTCCGTTTCGGGGAAAAAAATGCTGTTAGGTGCAAGTGAGGAAGCGGCATCTTACGGTGCAACGACGATGATGGTCTATACAGGAGCACCTCAAAATACACGCCGTAAGCCGATGGAAGAGTTACGGATTCAAGAAGCATTGCAACATATGAGTGCTAATGGAATAGAGGAAATCGTCGTGCATGCGCCGTATATCATCAACTTAGGGAATACGACGAAACCCGAGACATTCGAACTCGCTGTTTCGTTTTTAGCAGCAGAAATTAAACGAGCAGAAGCGCTTGAAAAGGCGCAACACATCGTATTACATCCTGGTGCGCATGTCGGTGCTGGGGAAGAAATCGGAATCAAACGGATCGTCGAAGGACTCAATGAAGTACTGACAGGTGACGAACAGGTCAAGATCGCGCTTGAGACGATGGCTGGAAAAGGATCGGAAATCGGAAAAACCTTCGAGGAACTTGCTCAAATCATCGAAGGCGTCACACATCATGATCGTCTGTCCGTCTGTCTCGATACATGTCACGTGCATGATGCAGGATACGATATCGTGCACGACTTAGATGGTGTTCTTGAACAATTCGACCGGATCGTTGGACTGGATCGTCTTGGTGTCATCCATGTAAATGACTCAAAGAATATCCGTGGTGCTCGAAAGGACCGTCATGAAAATATTGGTTTCGGTGAGATTGGATTTGATGCCTTACATCGTGTCGTGCATCATCCTGCTCTAGCACATTTACCGAAAATCTTAGAGACGCCATACATCGGGCTCGATCCAAAGAAAAAAGTGGCACCGTATAAAAAAGAAATCGATATGTTACGTTCGGGTGCGTTTGATGCAGACTGGCGTCTACCGATTCTAGGAGCACCAGTCGAATAA
- a CDS encoding Ppx/GppA phosphatase family protein, with product MKQELAVIDIGSNSIRYVIFHPIASGRYIEKINIKVVARLSAHINEDGALDDEGIALLEETLHRFYEVGVTHEVEETICVATAAIRNATNRDAIVESVTENTPFSIQVLTDEQEAYYGYFAIINSTFLTDGFSVDIGGGSMEVTLIENREMVAYHSFPFGAVTLTRQFVSDETLSASDKKKLVKFLREQFESILWLSDKKLPLIGVGGSARNFVRIHQSNQDYPLRSVHQYQIKAKELAKMVDDLEGKSAKQLSKIEGLSKDRIDIFLPALIAIQELAHHIEAEEFVMSNLGLREGLVYEFDVQDEAYRRIENVREQSLYQLESDYKVNRDRASYIGTLAKSMYRQLVTLDLISERASDLRLLDSASRLFYCGQYINPDTRSDQTFYLLTNTELNGMTHKDRVALSLVSSYSSAKRMNQLAKPFKDWFTEKSLDRFDLLGSLLKLSHALDVTERKAVDHLELFLEKDQLQFVLDTGDHDYGFEVEKAEKQKKHLERIIDCTITFETKGDLPS from the coding sequence TTGAAACAAGAACTTGCAGTCATCGATATCGGTTCCAACTCGATTCGTTATGTTATCTTCCATCCGATCGCTTCTGGTCGCTATATCGAGAAGATTAATATTAAAGTCGTCGCCCGATTATCTGCTCACATCAACGAGGATGGAGCACTGGATGATGAAGGCATCGCCTTACTCGAAGAAACGTTACATCGTTTTTATGAAGTTGGTGTCACCCATGAAGTCGAAGAAACGATTTGTGTCGCGACAGCAGCCATCCGTAATGCAACGAACCGAGATGCCATCGTTGAATCCGTTACAGAAAACACGCCTTTTTCCATTCAGGTTCTGACAGATGAACAAGAAGCATACTATGGCTATTTTGCCATCATCAATTCGACCTTCCTGACTGATGGCTTTTCTGTCGATATTGGTGGTGGTTCCATGGAAGTCACCTTGATTGAAAATCGCGAAATGGTGGCGTATCACAGCTTTCCATTTGGTGCCGTCACCTTGACACGGCAATTCGTTTCGGACGAGACACTAAGTGCCAGCGATAAGAAGAAATTGGTGAAATTCCTACGGGAACAATTCGAATCGATTCTATGGCTGAGTGATAAAAAGCTTCCTTTAATCGGTGTCGGTGGTTCTGCCCGAAATTTCGTTCGGATCCATCAGTCGAATCAGGACTATCCCCTTCGAAGTGTTCACCAATATCAAATCAAAGCGAAAGAACTCGCGAAGATGGTCGACGATCTCGAAGGAAAGTCGGCGAAACAACTATCGAAAATCGAAGGACTCTCAAAAGATCGAATTGATATCTTCCTGCCGGCATTGATTGCGATTCAAGAGTTAGCCCATCACATCGAAGCGGAAGAATTCGTCATGAGTAATCTCGGTCTTCGCGAAGGTCTTGTTTACGAGTTCGATGTGCAGGACGAAGCATACCGTCGGATTGAAAACGTACGTGAGCAAAGTCTCTATCAGCTCGAAAGCGACTATAAGGTCAATCGAGATCGTGCGTCCTATATTGGAACACTCGCCAAATCGATGTACCGGCAGCTCGTCACGCTCGACTTGATTTCAGAACGCGCGTCTGATCTACGACTGCTTGATTCAGCAAGTCGCTTATTTTATTGTGGACAATACATTAATCCAGATACACGATCGGACCAGACGTTCTACCTGTTGACGAATACCGAATTGAATGGCATGACGCACAAGGATCGCGTTGCTCTCTCGCTCGTCAGTTCCTATTCTTCTGCCAAACGGATGAACCAGCTTGCGAAACCTTTCAAGGACTGGTTTACGGAAAAATCGCTGGATCGCTTCGACCTACTTGGATCTCTCCTCAAATTAAGTCATGCGCTCGACGTGACGGAGCGAAAAGCTGTCGATCATTTGGAACTGTTCCTTGAAAAGGATCAACTCCAATTCGTCCTCGATACAGGGGATCATGATTATGGATTCGAAGTCGAAAAAGCGGAAAAACAAAAGAAACACCTGGAACGAATCATTGATTGTACGATTACCTTCGAAACGAAAGGAGATCTTCCTTCATGA
- a CDS encoding Fur family transcriptional regulator — MKTNIEQARERMKASGFKMTPKRLDLLSYLFEVNRYVSAREVAEALRTSHPSLSYDTIYRNLNDFSEIDLLEVTELDGEMKYRAACASGHHHHHLICRICGKTETLNVCPMEWVSPVQETGFEVEDHKFEIYGRCANCQRMTS, encoded by the coding sequence ATGAAGACGAACATCGAACAAGCGCGTGAACGCATGAAGGCTTCCGGGTTTAAAATGACACCGAAGCGTCTCGATTTGCTATCGTATCTGTTTGAAGTGAATCGTTATGTCAGTGCGCGGGAAGTAGCAGAAGCTCTTCGAACGTCTCATCCTTCGTTAAGTTATGATACAATCTATCGAAACTTGAATGACTTTTCGGAAATCGATTTATTAGAAGTGACGGAATTAGACGGTGAGATGAAATACCGAGCAGCTTGTGCTTCAGGACACCATCATCATCATTTGATATGCCGAATCTGCGGCAAGACGGAAACATTGAATGTCTGTCCGATGGAATGGGTTTCTCCGGTCCAAGAGACTGGCTTTGAAGTCGAGGATCATAAGTTCGAAATTTATGGACGCTGTGCGAATTGTCAACGCATGACATCTTAA
- a CDS encoding metal ABC transporter ATP-binding protein, with product METTIIEIDQVSYDYPDRRVLNQVSFQVEQGQFLAIVGENGSGKSTLIKCILGLLQPKGTIRLFGQSQSQFNEWWRISYVSQKAAAFNSGFPVTVAEVVEMGLYAKKGLFRRLSRDDRDKVRTALETVGMWERRDSKVGDLSGGQQQRVFIARALVNDPDLMILDEPTVGVDQRYVKEFYEILEELRRDKRRTFVLVTHDIHFVSKLVTDVIHLVDGRLGCNCGIKEYWELDEQTIRSLYPVPGRVLVHEGKSVQ from the coding sequence ATGGAAACAACAATCATCGAGATTGATCAAGTCAGCTATGATTACCCAGATCGTCGGGTGTTGAATCAAGTCTCGTTTCAGGTCGAGCAAGGACAATTTTTAGCCATTGTCGGGGAAAATGGATCCGGAAAATCGACACTGATCAAATGTATATTAGGGTTATTGCAACCGAAAGGAACGATTCGTTTATTTGGACAATCCCAATCACAATTCAATGAATGGTGGCGGATTAGCTATGTTTCGCAAAAAGCGGCAGCGTTCAACTCCGGTTTTCCGGTGACTGTCGCAGAAGTCGTTGAGATGGGACTGTACGCCAAAAAAGGACTCTTTCGTCGCTTATCTCGCGACGATCGAGACAAAGTACGAACGGCCCTTGAAACGGTCGGAATGTGGGAGCGGCGCGATTCAAAAGTCGGCGACCTATCCGGTGGTCAACAACAACGTGTTTTCATCGCACGTGCGCTCGTCAACGATCCTGATTTAATGATCTTGGATGAACCAACCGTTGGTGTCGATCAGCGATACGTGAAAGAATTTTATGAGATCTTAGAAGAACTTCGTCGAGATAAGCGCCGGACATTCGTTCTTGTCACGCATGATATTCACTTCGTCAGTAAACTTGTCACGGATGTGATTCATCTGGTCGATGGACGTTTAGGGTGTAACTGTGGCATCAAGGAATACTGGGAACTAGATGAACAGACGATCCGCTCCCTTTATCCGGTTCCGGGACGTGTTCTCGTTCATGAAGGGAAGAGTGTCCAATGA
- a CDS encoding metal ABC transporter permease → MIEAFMTLKFLQYALVAAILIGFTAPLIGSFVVVRRMSLIADALSHVTLAGIALSLLISGMVAQLADLNPLYLGIVTAVIAALTIDWLRAKYKHFQELAIPIIMATGMGLGATFISLANGFSMDLVSFLFGTVSAVALTDVYTILIVTVVVVIFVFAFYKELLFLSFDEEQARVSGIRLRLVHILFMIVVALVIAISMRIVGILLVSSLITLPVAAALRIAKSFKATIFLAIIFGEVATVLGLILAYQFDLAPGGMIVLLAVLELIIVMLLERFWIGGKTHEDEHRTSA, encoded by the coding sequence ATGATTGAAGCGTTCATGACGTTAAAGTTTTTACAGTACGCTTTAGTGGCTGCCATTCTGATCGGATTCACGGCACCATTGATCGGTTCGTTCGTCGTCGTCCGGCGGATGAGTCTAATCGCAGATGCGCTTTCGCATGTCACGTTAGCTGGAATTGCACTCAGTCTCTTGATCTCTGGAATGGTCGCACAATTAGCGGACTTGAATCCACTGTATTTAGGAATCGTAACGGCGGTCATCGCGGCACTGACGATCGATTGGTTGCGTGCGAAATACAAGCATTTCCAAGAACTCGCAATCCCAATCATCATGGCGACAGGGATGGGGCTTGGAGCAACATTCATCAGTCTCGCGAACGGCTTTTCAATGGATCTCGTCTCCTTCTTGTTTGGAACGGTCTCGGCTGTCGCCTTGACGGATGTGTACACGATTCTTATCGTGACGGTCGTCGTCGTCATCTTCGTCTTTGCTTTTTATAAGGAATTGTTGTTCCTCTCCTTTGACGAGGAGCAGGCGCGCGTTTCCGGGATTCGCCTTCGCTTAGTGCATATTCTCTTTATGATCGTCGTTGCGCTTGTCATTGCGATCAGTATGCGAATCGTTGGGATTTTGCTTGTCTCAAGCTTAATCACGTTACCGGTTGCGGCAGCACTTCGAATTGCGAAGAGTTTTAAGGCGACGATCTTTTTAGCCATCATATTTGGTGAAGTTGCGACAGTACTTGGGCTCATCCTGGCCTATCAGTTCGATTTGGCACCAGGTGGAATGATCGTCTTGCTTGCGGTACTGGAGCTGATCATCGTGATGCTGTTGGAACGTTTTTGGATAGGAGGGAAAACACATGAAGACGAACATCGAACAAGCGCGTGA
- a CDS encoding NAD(P)H-hydrate dehydratase → MIYDTQEARQIDEWARTSGLPLEVLMERAGSHIATRIKERHRKTERILILCGTGNNGGDGYVIGRELIRDGFDVTLHAPFGENRSDTSIVHVHYAEAFGLVTEQPCGQYDVILDALYGTGFDPKRVNQVFEAQCEFVSEQKRQGARIYAVDVPSGVPTDHATEFKETAVRADVTFQLHAMKRSAFLIRTAPFYGESETIDIGLPTFGEWRVSPNGVTALFKREPYGHKGTYGTALLIGGSETMPGSIQLATRAALRTGVGKLQVATTALAKHGIIVQAPEAMVIDQTLPAIQEMLPSISAVGIGPGLSQEAVETWVDYLLESDLPVVLDAAALVKESYPERTAPIIVTPHIGEFARMTNQSVANIQDDLFGQATDYAILHQVTVVLKSHVILIAKPDGGGFVVSGASSGLAKGGSGDTLFGILTSLLAQHPTGDIERTLAQGAEWYARASRQVERYMHPSSLLATDVIEELGRVEL, encoded by the coding sequence ATGATTTATGATACACAAGAAGCGCGACAAATCGATGAGTGGGCACGTACATCCGGACTGCCACTTGAAGTGCTGATGGAACGAGCTGGAAGTCACATCGCAACACGTATCAAAGAGCGTCATAGGAAGACGGAGCGAATCTTGATTTTATGTGGGACAGGCAATAACGGTGGGGATGGGTATGTCATTGGACGCGAATTGATACGCGACGGATTTGATGTCACACTACATGCACCATTTGGAGAGAATCGTTCGGATACATCTATCGTTCATGTCCATTATGCAGAAGCGTTTGGACTCGTGACCGAACAACCGTGTGGTCAATATGATGTCATTCTAGATGCCTTATATGGAACGGGATTTGATCCAAAGCGGGTGAATCAGGTGTTCGAAGCGCAATGTGAATTCGTATCGGAACAAAAGCGACAAGGGGCACGTATCTATGCAGTGGATGTGCCGAGCGGAGTACCGACGGATCACGCAACGGAATTTAAGGAGACAGCGGTTCGCGCAGACGTGACATTTCAACTGCATGCAATGAAACGATCTGCCTTTTTAATACGGACAGCACCGTTTTATGGCGAATCAGAAACGATTGATATCGGATTACCGACATTTGGTGAATGGCGCGTATCACCTAATGGTGTGACCGCCTTGTTCAAGCGGGAACCATACGGTCATAAAGGAACGTACGGGACGGCTCTATTGATTGGTGGAAGTGAGACGATGCCGGGTTCCATCCAACTCGCGACACGGGCAGCCTTACGAACAGGAGTCGGTAAACTACAAGTGGCAACGACGGCACTTGCGAAACATGGAATCATCGTCCAAGCGCCGGAAGCGATGGTCATTGATCAGACATTACCAGCAATTCAGGAGATGCTCCCCTCCATCTCAGCAGTTGGAATCGGTCCCGGATTATCGCAAGAGGCAGTCGAAACATGGGTGGACTATCTGCTTGAGAGTGATTTGCCGGTTGTACTAGATGCTGCAGCTTTAGTAAAAGAAAGTTATCCCGAACGAACCGCGCCAATCATCGTCACACCGCATATCGGTGAATTCGCCCGGATGACGAACCAGAGTGTCGCAAATATTCAAGATGATCTTTTTGGTCAGGCAACCGACTATGCCATCTTGCATCAAGTAACTGTCGTTTTGAAGTCCCATGTCATCTTAATCGCGAAACCAGATGGAGGCGGATTCGTCGTCTCTGGTGCATCAAGTGGTCTCGCCAAAGGAGGGAGTGGGGATACGCTGTTTGGTATATTAACCAGCCTTCTTGCACAACATCCAACAGGAGATATCGAAAGAACACTAGCGCAAGGAGCGGAGTGGTATGCACGTGCTTCTCGACAAGTCGAACGATACATGCATCCGAGCAGCTTGCTAGCAACGGATGTCATCGAGGAGTTAGGAAGAGTCGAGCTATAA
- a CDS encoding RNA degradosome polyphosphate kinase, whose amino-acid sequence MKLDIPEHFNNRELSWLQFNKRVLDEAFDTRNPLMERFKFLGIFSSNLDEFYMVRVGGLKDEVLAGFNKPENKQQMTPKQQLRAIAAKTKELVDRQYEAFQAINQTLSDEGITFLKYDALTSEQTTYVKSFFREQVFPVLTPVAVDAYRPFPMLSSKSLNIATVLEAEDGTKRNLALVQVPAVLPRFVDLPVEDDETTAVILLEDVIIAFIDSLFKGYRVLSAMPFRITRNADLPFHEEGTHDLLKLIEKELKKRRWGVAIRLEVQKAAINTELLNMLRDVLDLQERDIFAVDGPIDLTFSFAFYSQIGIEYDHLIYQTIMPVDPPALDSSKNLFNQLLERDYLLHHPYHTFDPIVRFIVQAANDPNVLAIKQTLYRVSGDSPIIKALKTAAENGKQVTVLVELKARFDEAKNIEWAKQLEKVGAHVIYGYSDLKTHSKITLVVRLHEGKIQRFVHLGTGNYNDSTAKLYTDVGLLTAREEIAEDATNFFNWLSGYGEQPEWNVIQTSPNAMLEKFLSLIDEEIHHHKKHGNGRIVAKMNSLTEKDIILRLYKASRAGVQVELIVRGVCCLRPGIPDVSENIRVISIVDRYLEHSRIFYFHHNGQDLMYGSSADWMTRNMRKRIEILFPIMDEEHKEYLKDCLALALADNVKSREQAADGSYHYVKDGKQSCESQLLIQDYTSGKLKQKPSFTTPLTQKWITIEKKEDKVILDQNAT is encoded by the coding sequence ATGAAGCTCGACATACCGGAACATTTCAATAATCGTGAGCTCAGCTGGCTCCAGTTCAACAAACGTGTGCTGGATGAAGCGTTTGACACACGCAATCCGCTAATGGAACGTTTTAAGTTTCTCGGTATCTTTAGTTCCAATCTAGACGAGTTCTATATGGTACGAGTCGGTGGTTTAAAGGATGAAGTACTCGCCGGGTTCAATAAACCAGAAAATAAACAACAGATGACACCCAAACAACAGTTACGTGCGATCGCAGCGAAAACAAAAGAGTTAGTCGATCGGCAATACGAAGCATTTCAAGCAATCAATCAGACGTTATCCGATGAAGGCATTACATTCTTGAAATACGACGCTCTGACTTCGGAACAAACGACCTATGTAAAATCCTTTTTCCGTGAACAAGTCTTTCCGGTACTCACGCCCGTTGCCGTCGATGCCTATCGTCCGTTCCCGATGCTCTCGTCAAAGTCACTCAACATTGCGACGGTGCTTGAGGCAGAAGACGGGACAAAACGAAATTTGGCGCTCGTACAAGTACCTGCTGTCTTGCCACGATTCGTCGATTTACCGGTAGAAGATGACGAGACGACGGCTGTCATCTTACTCGAAGACGTCATCATCGCCTTCATCGATAGTCTATTCAAAGGTTATCGTGTGTTGTCTGCCATGCCGTTTCGAATTACGCGTAATGCCGACCTTCCGTTTCATGAGGAAGGTACCCATGATTTATTAAAGCTGATTGAGAAAGAATTAAAAAAACGGCGTTGGGGAGTCGCCATTCGACTCGAAGTTCAAAAAGCTGCCATCAATACCGAACTGCTCAACATGTTACGCGATGTACTGGATTTACAGGAACGCGACATCTTTGCCGTGGATGGTCCGATTGATTTGACGTTCTCCTTTGCCTTCTACAGTCAAATCGGTATTGAATATGATCATTTGATTTATCAGACGATCATGCCGGTCGACCCACCGGCACTCGATAGTTCAAAAAATCTGTTTAATCAATTGCTGGAACGCGACTATCTCTTGCATCATCCGTATCATACGTTTGATCCGATCGTCCGGTTCATCGTCCAAGCGGCGAATGATCCGAACGTCCTTGCCATCAAACAAACGCTTTATCGCGTATCTGGTGATTCTCCGATCATCAAGGCCTTGAAAACGGCAGCGGAGAACGGGAAACAGGTCACCGTTCTCGTTGAACTGAAGGCTCGATTCGACGAGGCGAAGAACATCGAGTGGGCGAAGCAACTAGAAAAGGTCGGCGCCCATGTCATTTACGGATATAGTGATTTAAAGACCCACTCGAAGATCACGCTCGTCGTCCGACTCCACGAAGGCAAGATTCAGCGTTTCGTCCATCTTGGTACCGGCAATTATAATGATTCGACGGCGAAGTTATACACGGATGTCGGATTGCTGACGGCTCGGGAAGAGATCGCCGAAGATGCGACGAACTTCTTCAATTGGTTATCCGGATACGGGGAACAGCCAGAATGGAACGTCATTCAAACTTCACCAAATGCAATGCTTGAGAAGTTCCTGTCATTGATTGATGAAGAGATTCATCATCATAAAAAACACGGAAATGGTCGAATCGTTGCCAAGATGAATAGTTTAACGGAAAAAGACATCATTTTACGGCTCTACAAGGCATCGCGTGCCGGTGTCCAAGTCGAACTCATCGTTCGGGGCGTCTGTTGTCTGCGCCCTGGCATTCCTGATGTTTCGGAGAACATTCGCGTCATCTCGATCGTCGATCGTTACTTGGAGCATTCACGCATCTTCTACTTCCATCACAACGGACAGGATTTGATGTATGGGTCAAGCGCTGACTGGATGACACGTAACATGCGAAAACGGATTGAAATCTTGTTCCCGATCATGGACGAAGAACATAAAGAGTATTTAAAGGATTGTCTCGCCCTCGCCCTTGCTGATAATGTGAAGTCGCGTGAACAGGCAGCGGATGGATCCTATCATTACGTGAAGGACGGAAAACAGAGCTGTGAATCCCAGTTGCTGATTCAAGACTATACGAGCGGCAAACTCAAACAAAAACCTAGTTTTACAACACCATTAACACAAAAGTGGATCACGATCGAAAAGAAAGAGGACAAAGTCATTCTTGATCAAAATGCTACATGA
- a CDS encoding DEAD/DEAH box helicase — translation MNGFSHYQLHPFVIEALDDARITKPTDIQSRIIPAAVKGRDIIGQSQTGTGKTLSFLLPIVQNVDPKLQELQAIIVAPTRELAWQIHEELKSLLVKEPDFIKTSLITGGMDRERQIGRVKVSPQIVIGTPGRILDLFKEQALKPHFVKHYVIDEADQMLDMGFLPEVDRIAQALPEQLQMMVFSATIPEKLQPFLKKYMNNPRYAHVDPKQQTAKKIVHHTIPVKHRERSQLTLKVAKALNPYICLIFTNTKAEAIEVEALFLEAGLNVGSLHGDLPARRRKQAIKEINDAKYQYVIVTDLAARGIDISGVSHVINHGIPKDLDFYVHRVGRTGRVDQDGLAYTLFEDHENGMINRLEDRGIQFTNVDVKGSQIVEVKERRRAKPHMKTAVSKTAHSRLSGEAAKAKKRVKPGYKKKHQYKLKETAKRERIKEQRGVGRAQRKENARKSK, via the coding sequence ATGAATGGATTCAGCCATTATCAATTACACCCGTTCGTCATCGAAGCACTCGATGACGCCCGCATCACAAAACCGACCGACATTCAGTCGCGGATCATCCCAGCTGCAGTAAAGGGACGCGATATCATCGGTCAATCACAAACAGGAACAGGAAAAACGTTATCGTTCCTTCTTCCAATCGTTCAAAACGTCGATCCAAAGCTTCAAGAATTACAAGCCATCATCGTTGCTCCAACGCGCGAACTTGCATGGCAAATTCATGAAGAACTGAAATCGTTACTCGTGAAGGAACCAGACTTCATCAAGACGAGTCTTATTACAGGTGGAATGGATCGCGAACGTCAAATCGGTCGTGTGAAAGTCTCACCTCAAATCGTTATCGGAACACCGGGACGTATTTTAGACCTATTCAAAGAACAGGCTTTAAAACCACATTTCGTGAAGCACTACGTTATCGATGAAGCGGATCAAATGCTCGACATGGGCTTCTTGCCAGAAGTTGACCGGATTGCGCAAGCTCTTCCAGAACAGCTTCAGATGATGGTCTTCTCAGCAACGATTCCTGAGAAATTGCAACCGTTCTTGAAAAAATACATGAACAACCCGCGTTATGCGCATGTGGATCCAAAACAACAGACAGCGAAGAAAATCGTTCACCATACGATTCCGGTCAAGCATCGTGAGCGCTCACAATTGACGTTGAAAGTCGCGAAAGCGCTGAATCCGTATATCTGTCTAATTTTTACGAATACAAAAGCAGAAGCAATCGAAGTCGAAGCTTTGTTCCTAGAAGCAGGACTGAACGTTGGTTCCCTTCACGGAGATCTTCCGGCACGTCGTCGTAAACAAGCCATCAAAGAAATCAACGATGCGAAGTATCAATACGTCATCGTGACGGATCTTGCAGCACGCGGAATTGATATTTCAGGTGTGTCACACGTCATCAACCATGGTATTCCAAAAGATTTAGACTTCTACGTCCACCGTGTCGGTCGGACAGGTCGCGTCGATCAAGATGGATTGGCATACACATTGTTTGAAGATCACGAGAACGGTATGATCAATCGCTTAGAGGACCGTGGCATTCAATTCACGAACGTTGATGTCAAAGGCAGTCAAATCGTCGAGGTCAAAGAACGTCGTCGTGCGAAGCCGCACATGAAAACTGCTGTCTCGAAGACAGCGCATAGCCGTCTGTCGGGTGAAGCAGCAAAAGCGAAAAAGCGCGTTAAACCAGGTTATAAGAAGAAGCATCAATATAAGTTGAAAGAAACAGCAAAACGTGAACGCATCAAAGAACAACGTGGTGTCGGTCGCGCGCAACGTAAAGAAAACGCACGCAAATCAAAATAA